Within Populus trichocarpa isolate Nisqually-1 chromosome 6, P.trichocarpa_v4.1, whole genome shotgun sequence, the genomic segment ATGCAAAAATTAACATGCGGTGCTGTAAAATCTCAGGATGATGTGGAGGCGGAAATGAGAAGGCTGAAGCTGGAGCTCAAGCAAACAATGGAAATGTACAGTTCCGCCTGCAGAGAAGCACTCACTGCAAAGCAAAAGGTACAAGAAATTGCATCTTCTTGTCATGTGGCCTTAAGAACCCCACAAAGTGTTCTGAGATAAACTTCTTTGCAGACAAGAGAGCTCCAGCGCTGGAAAATAGAAGAAGAGCAGAAATTGGAAGAAGCCCGACTAGCTGAGGAAGCTGCATTGGCAAttgcagaaaaggaaaaagcCAAGTCCAAAGCAGCAATTGAGGCTGCAGAAGCAGCTCAGAGAATCGCTGAGCTGGAATCACAAAAAAGGATTAATGCAGAAATGAAAGCACGCAAAGAagcagaagagaagagaaaggccCTAGATGCTCTAGCAAATTCAGATGTCAGATACAGGAGATACTCAATCGAAGAAATTGAAGCTGCAACAGACTACTTTTCTCAGTCTCTTAAGATTGGAGAAGGGGGTTATGGTCCAGTATACAAGAGTTATCTGGACCACACACCCGTAGCAATTAAGGTTTTACGTCCAGACGCAGCTCAAGGAAGGTCGCAGTTTCAGCAAGAGGTATGTGGCCCAAAGAAAATTCTCTACAGATGCTTCAATATCTGAAACTTTCAAGCTCTTATTCTGAACCGTTTTCTTGAAGGAAAAATCAGTACAGTCACTTTTCAGAAagaaatttctcaaaaaaaattaattttaaattcatttaacagCTTAGGAATGACCCATTGAATATCTTAACCCATTCGTGGTTTAGAACAAATCAACAGAAGTCCTTCTGAAACTATACCGACAACCTTCGAAAATTATCTTCAACTTCAGAGGCACAAAAGTTTTAGATTTTTGCTTAACCTGGTGAGAACTGGTTGCAGGTTGAGGTATTGTGCTGCATAAGGCACCCTAACATGGTTCTCCTCCTGGGAGCCTGCCCTGAGTATGGATGCTTAGTATATGAGTTTATGGCCAATGGAAGCTTAGAAGACCGTCTCTTTTGCAGAGGAAACTCTCCACCTTTGTCATGGCAGCTAAGGTTTCGAATTGCAGCTGAAATTGGCACCGGCTTGCTGTTCCTCCACCAAACTAAACCCGAGCCACTCGTACACCGTGATCTAAAACCTGCCAACATCTTGCTTGACCGCAACTTTGTGAGCAAGATCAGTGATGTAGGGTTGGCCAGGCTAGTCCCACCATCAGTTGCTGACAATGTGACTCAATACCGCATGACATCCACAGCTGGCACTTTCTGCTATATAGATCCTGAGTATCAGCAAACAGGCATGCTAGGCATAAAGTCAGATATATACTCTCTAGGGATCATGTTTCTACAAGTATTAACAGCGAAGCCGGCAATGGGACTGACCCACCATGTTGACAGGGCACTTGAAAAGGGCACTTTTGCTCAGATGCTGGATCCAGCAGTGCCTGATTGGCCAATTGAAGAGGCAACATTGTTTGGCAAGCTAGCACTCAAGTGTGCAGAGTTAAGGCGGAAAGACAGGCCTGATCTAGGCAAGGTTGTCCTGCCAGAACTTAAGAGAATGAGAGCATTTGCTGAAGAAAGTATGCACCACCACTCATTGTCATCAACTAGTCCAGTTGCACGCTCTCCAAAGTTTAGCCAAGTTTCAATGCAGCTAGTAAGCTCACTAGAATTAATTCTGCATGAAATTAAGCCACTAgattaagagaaaaattaacattaactaaCGATTATTGTTTTTTGCAGAATGACCATCCTTCTTCAAGATCCGAAGTAAGCTCAAGAAGCCCTTCATCCCTTGCATGAAATGTAACCGAAAAGCAAGGACTCTAACAATAGAGGAAATTAATAACATGGGAGTAACTATTTTTGATACTGTGTAGATAATATAAACCAAGAAGAGGTcgtaactatttttattttttcttatgtttcaaATGCCATAAACTAGTGGTCCAAACTCTTCCAATTGCCAAGGAAGTGGCTAGCAAAGAGCT encodes:
- the LOC18100796 gene encoding U-box domain-containing protein 35 isoform X2 — encoded protein: MWMPRSMPEKRNGGNGLIAVAIDKDKGSQIALKWTIDNLLVKGQTVILIHVNLKSSLSSYYASPRLNQISDSNGTSSPDSKDLFLPFRCFCTRKDINCKDVVLEDTDVAKALTEYVTQTAIETLIVGASAKGGFLRFKAADVAGSVSKGAPDFCTVYVIAKGKIQSMRAASRSSPVNSSLHNQLNQNSTTPASMDAHTPRTRVKRAEKPPLELPRKSVGDTESFRSPFTRRGLTGKSYGELSVPDTDISFVSSGRPSIDRIFPAFYDNTETSRTPPRLSNFSDIDSNYSFESLHHGRKSLDQGGFSPELSTFSNESDQMPSAADDVEAEMRRLKLELKQTMEMYSSACREALTAKQKTRELQRWKIEEEQKLEEARLAEEAALAIAEKEKAKSKAAIEAAEAAQRIAELESQKRINAEMKARKEAEEKRKALDALANSDVRYRRYSIEEIEAATDYFSQSLKIGEGGYGPVYKSYLDHTPVAIKVLRPDAAQGRSQFQQEVEVLCCIRHPNMVLLLGACPEYGCLVYEFMANGSLEDRLFCRGNSPPLSWQLRFRIAAEIGTGLLFLHQTKPEPLVHRDLKPANILLDRNFVSKISDVGLARLVPPSVADNVTQYRMTSTAGTFCYIDPEYQQTGMLGIKSDIYSLGIMFLQVLTAKPAMGLTHHVDRALEKGTFAQMLDPAVPDWPIEEATLFGKLALKCAELRRKDRPDLGKVVLPELKRMRAFAEESMHHHSLSSTSPVARSPKFSQVSMQLNDHPSSRSEVSSRSPSSLA
- the LOC18100796 gene encoding U-box domain-containing protein 35 isoform X1, which gives rise to MWMPRSMPEKRNGGNGLIAVAIDKDKGSQIALKWTIDNLLVKGQTVILIHVNLKSSLSSYYASPRLNQISDSNGTSSPDSKDLFLPFRCFCTRKDINCKDVVLEDTDVAKALTEYVTQTAIETLIVGASAKGGFLRFKAADVAGSVSKGAPDFCTVYVIAKGKIQSMRAASRSSPVNSSLHNQLNQNSTTPASMDAHTPRTRVKRVAEKPPLELPRKSVGDTESFRSPFTRRGLTGKSYGELSVPDTDISFVSSGRPSIDRIFPAFYDNTETSRTPPRLSNFSDIDSNYSFESLHHGRKSLDQGGFSPELSTFSNESDQMPSAADDVEAEMRRLKLELKQTMEMYSSACREALTAKQKTRELQRWKIEEEQKLEEARLAEEAALAIAEKEKAKSKAAIEAAEAAQRIAELESQKRINAEMKARKEAEEKRKALDALANSDVRYRRYSIEEIEAATDYFSQSLKIGEGGYGPVYKSYLDHTPVAIKVLRPDAAQGRSQFQQEVEVLCCIRHPNMVLLLGACPEYGCLVYEFMANGSLEDRLFCRGNSPPLSWQLRFRIAAEIGTGLLFLHQTKPEPLVHRDLKPANILLDRNFVSKISDVGLARLVPPSVADNVTQYRMTSTAGTFCYIDPEYQQTGMLGIKSDIYSLGIMFLQVLTAKPAMGLTHHVDRALEKGTFAQMLDPAVPDWPIEEATLFGKLALKCAELRRKDRPDLGKVVLPELKRMRAFAEESMHHHSLSSTSPVARSPKFSQVSMQLNDHPSSRSEVSSRSPSSLA